The following coding sequences are from one Desulfosporosinus orientis DSM 765 window:
- a CDS encoding chemotaxis protein CheW, with the protein MAEEQLVTFSLGSEEFGVDIMRVQEIIRIPPITRVPKASEYVEGVINLRGNVIPVISLRTRFGMPRVEETDLSRIIVLQVQNKVFGIRVDAVTEVLRLDSEGIEPPPPISLGMDAQFIRGVGKIEERLLILLDLDHIMGGETNNDVCA; encoded by the coding sequence ATGGCAGAAGAACAATTAGTAACCTTCAGCTTGGGGTCTGAGGAGTTTGGTGTCGATATTATGCGTGTTCAAGAAATTATTCGAATCCCGCCCATTACGCGAGTGCCTAAAGCTTCGGAATATGTCGAAGGGGTTATTAATTTGCGTGGAAATGTGATTCCTGTGATTAGTCTGCGTACTCGTTTTGGTATGCCTAGAGTGGAAGAAACAGATCTTAGTCGGATTATTGTCTTACAAGTACAGAATAAGGTTTTCGGCATTCGAGTTGATGCCGTGACTGAAGTTTTGCGCCTGGACAGCGAAGGAATTGAGCCGCCGCCGCCGATTTCCTTAGGTATGGATGCCCAGTTTATACGTGGAGTAGGAAAGATAGAGGAAAGATTACTTATTCTTTTGGATCTCGATCACATAATGGGTGGAGAGACAAACAATGACGTCTGCGCCTAA